The Maridesulfovibrio sp. genomic sequence TGGATGAGCCACGGGCAACTTCATAACCGATACGTTCCAGCACATCGGTAATGATCTGTCCGTCCTTACTGTCGCTGGCCATGGTTACCAACGGCAGTTTTTTCAAAAAACCGAGTCCGATCAGGCTGAAAAGCTCATTATGCCACAAGGCCAGCATTACCGGCTTGCCCTGCTTATGCGGCTCAATGATGTTCTCATATCCGCTGACATCAAAGCGTATGGAACGCACCCACCAGCGGTAGAGGAAAGCCACTTGAGGTGCGAATATGACCGGATCAACCTTAATCTTCATGATCGCTAATCATCCTGAAACTGCATTTTGTATAACTTGGTGTAAAGGGGACATTTTTCCAGAAGCTCTTTGTGAGTACCCTTGGAAACGATTTTACCTTTTTCCATGACCACAATCACATCAGCGGAAAGCACCGTTGAAAGCCTGTGGGCGATAACAATGCTGGTTCTGTCTTTCATGAGATTTTCAAGGGCCATCTGGACAATGCGTTCAGCCTCGGTATCCAAGGCGCTGGTAGCCTCATCGAGAATAAGCAGCGGAGGATTCTTGAACAGGGCACGGGCAATGGTCAGCCGCTGTTTCTGTCCGCCGGAAAGTCTTACCCCGCGTTCACCGACCATGGTATCGTAACCTTCGGGCAGTTTTTCGATAAACTCATGGGCGAAAGCTGTCCTTGCACATTCCTCAACATTATCGGAATCAGATTCAAGACTCACGTAGGAAATGTTGTCCCGGACTGAAGCGTTGAAGAGGAAAGTTTCCTGCGAAACCATACCAATATTCAAGCGCAGGGACTTAAGAGAGTACTCATGGACCGGCCTGCCGTTAAGAACAATACCGCCTTCCGCTGCATCGTAAAAACGGGGAATAAGATTGACCAGAGTTGTCTTACCTGATCCGCTGGGTCCGACAATAGCCACTTTCTGTCCGGCTTCTACATTAAGATTAATATTATTCAGTACCGGGTTTTCAGAAGAAGAATAACTGAAGGTCAGGTCCTTGATTTCAAGTTTTTTAAAACCCTGTTCCAGTTCAATTTCGCCGCCCTGCTCCACATTGATATTATCCGAATCAAGAATTTCAAATACCCTTTCCGCACCGGCCAGAGCTCGCTGGATGGTGTGATTGGAGGAGTTAATCTTTTTGATCGGCTCATAGAGCATAACCAGCGCAGCGATGAAGGAAAAGAAAGTACCAGGAGTTGAATAGCCGTCAATAACCTGCGAACCGCCGTACCAAAGCACAAGACCGATGCCTAACGCCCCTACTATCTCCATAATCCGGGAGGAAAGTTCACTGTTGAGAACTGATTTGATGGCAATCCTGACGAGCCGGGAGTTCTCCTGTGCAAATTTTTCAGTTTCACGATTTTCATTGGCAAAAGCCTTGATGACTTTTACCCCGCTGAAAGATTCCTGCAACAAGGCGTTGATGTCCGAAATTTTGCTCTGGTTTTTGCGTCCAAGTTTGCGCAGCTTTCTCCCGAAATAAAAGAAGGGAAAGATAGCCAGCGGCAGCACAAGTACCGCGAAAACAGCAAGATATGCATCACGGTAAAAAACCAGACCGATCAGGCAGACAATAGTACACGCCTCGCGGATCATCATAATGAACGAAGGCAGGCTGGCTCGAATTTCAATAACGTCGTTCAAGATTCGAGACATAAGCATGCCCACCTGACTTTCTTCAAAAAAGTCCATGGGCAGACATATAATCTTACTGAAGAGGTCGTTCCTGAGCTGTTGCAGCACCAGCAATCCGACACAGTTCATCAGGTAACTTTGTAAAAATCTGAACACGCCTTTGATCAACATAACAAGGACAAATGCTATGGGCACCACCATAAGTGCCTGACGGTCTTTGTTGATGAAAATGTCATCCATTGCGGGCTGAATCAGATATGCCGTGGCAGCAGTTGCGGCAGCAACTACACCCATGGATATAAATGCAACAAAAACCTTGAATTTATAAGGTCCGAAATACGAAAGACATCTCTTAATAAGATGTTTATTTTTCAGATAGCTATATTTTTCGCCTTTGGGCAAATTAGACTCCTTTATTATGGCTGAATGCCGATTGCGATATCTCTTTACTTCTCATTGCCGTCAATCGCAAGTGTCTATTCCGGGCAAATAGGCATGGTCTATCTTTTAAATGTTTGTTTATTGAATTTATCAATTTGACCGTTAAACACAGGCTGTTATTTTAACAAATATAAAAAGGAGATCTGAAATGTCGGTAAAAATAGATTGTAAAGGCTTGCCATGTCCACAACCGGTACTCAAATGCAAAAATGCTATTGAATCTGAGAACCCTGCAAAAATCAAAATCATAGTTGATAATGAAGCGGCCAAAGAAAATGTCTCCCGGTTCATGGGAACCAAAGGCTACGAAGTCAGTGTTAAGGAAAAAGGCGACCTTTTTGTGGTAAAAGGCAAAAAAGACGTTACTTCCGAATCTCCGGCTGAATGTGAAGTCTGTAATGTAATGAGCGACGAAGAACTTTCCAACGTGGGCAGTAAAACCCTCGTATTCCTGAACAGCGAATTTCTCGGCAGCGGTGACGACGAACTTGGTGCCGGACTTATGTTCAACTTTATTTCAACCCTGCCCGAACTCGGGGACTCCCTCTGGCGGATTATCATGGTCAACAGTGCGGTAAAACTTGCAACAGAAGGCAATAAGTGCCTTGAAAAGCTGCAGGAACTCGAGAAGTCAGGTGTTTCCCTTCTTGTCTGCGGGACCTGTCTCGATCATTTCAAACTGCTCGACAAAAAACAGGTAGGCGAAACCACAAATATGCTCGATGTGGTCACCAGCCTGCAGCTTGCCACTAAAGTCATAAAAGCTTAAGAGGTTGCCTCCGGCAGCTGAAGAGGAAGGGGGAACTTTTGCTAACACCGAAAGTTCCCCCTTTCCCTTTGGAATTACCATCAAAACACGTTATGTACTTCGTAGAGCTACTTTGCTGTTTGGATGGGGTTACCGCATGAAGAGATTTCACTTTTAACGCTAGAAGCAAATGACTGAAAAACAAACAATCAGATTGAATAAATATATTGCCTCCGCCGGGCTTACTTCCCGACGCGGAGCAGATGAGCTTGTCCAAAAGGGCAAGGTAAAAATCAACGGTCAACTTGCGGATTCACCCGGAATTCAGGTTGATCCTGAAAACGACCAGGTGGAAGTAAACGGCAAGCTCGTACAGCACAACCAAAAGTCCAAGGACATATACATCCTGCTGCACAAAACCATTGAAACCGTTACTACAGCCAAGGACCCCCAAGGGCGCAAAACAGTGCTCGATCTTTTGCCACCTGAAATCATCAAACGCCGGGTCTTTCCCGTAGGCAGGCTTGATTTCTATTCTGAAGGCATGCTTCTGCTGACTACTGACGGCGAATTGTGCAACCGCATGACCCACCCTAAATGGCACTTGCCCAAGATTTACCACGTAACCATTCGCGGAAAACTTTCGGACAAGGAAATGTCGGTCATAAAAAACGGTATGTTCCTCGAAGATAAAGGGGAGCTTCTCGCCCCTGTCAAAATAAGAATAATTTCCGAGGTAGGCGAAACCACCAAATATGAAATGGAACTGCACCAAGGCATCAACCGCCAGATCAGGCGCATGTTCGATGAATTCGGCAAAACCATCCTGCGTCTTAAAAGAGTTCGTCAGGGACGTATTGAGCTGGGCAATCTTAAACCCGGAAAATGGCGTGAGCTGAGCGATAAAGAACTGACTTTATTGAAGAACGATTTGAAAATGAAGTAGAATTGCCTCTGGCTGCCTCAAGGCCAGTACAAAAGTATCCATCGTAATTTTCGAAACTGTAAGCAAAACTTTTCGCTTAAGGGATAATTCAAAAATCCCATTTTTTAAAAAGTTTCATCACCGTTTACGATATTTCGCATTAAATAGGAAAGGCCCGGATTTGATAGTCAATCCGGGCCTTCTCTGTTGGTAATTTTAATTAGCCTTTGTATTGTCTTCTACATTTACACCTTCCGGTGGAGTAAATTCAAACGCAGCAGCATCCACATCAGGATCGATTTCAATGTTGCTCATGGAGACTTCATTTCCATTGCCGTAAAAATCAACAACAAGCACCTTGCTCATCATTTTTTTACTTGGATCTATCCACGCAAAGGCTAGCACCATACCTGTTTCAGGTTCAAGGGGCAGCAACTTGAGCTTGATCAGCCCGTTGTCATCACCCTGATTTTCAACTACAAAATCTTCTTCGAGCTTGGCCTGCCCGGAGATGAATTTAATCATGGTCTTGGAGTTGAAAAGCTGCTGGGTGCGATATTTAAGGGCCAGTTCATCTTCCGGAAAATAATCCCAGACAACGGATTCGCCCACAATGAGAAGCTCCGGTTCCGGCTTGACTGATTCCCAACGCAGCAACGAAGGCTGCTTAAAAACAATCTTACCGGAACGAATGTCTTGTTCTTTACTTGCGGCATTGGTCAAAGTCTGGGTAAAATCCGCACTGAAAGTTTTAATGGAATCGTATGTTTTCTGAATTTCGGAAGTCAGTTCATCTGCTCCTGCTATGGAGCTGAATGAAAGTAAAACCGAGATTACAAGTATTAAAATCCTGAATTGCATTATTCTCCTCGTGAATTCGGGTTCATCTACAAAAACTGTCTTAACCCTTTTGGATTAATTATGAAAGTACAACCTGTATCACAAATTTCCCGTCGCTTGATTGAAGCGGAATTGTATGGCGAACTTTATGAAACCATTAGCAAAAAAATCGGCAAAGAACAGGCCCTGCAGCTCATAACCGAAAACCTGCAAAATTCAGCCCGCAAAGCCGGACAATCATTTGCTGCCTCAGTAGCTACCCCAAATCTTGAACATTTCGCAACAGCCGTGGAAGTCTGGAAAAAAGGTGATGCCATCGAAATCAGCAATATTTCCCTCAACGACAATGAATTGACCATTAAAGTCACCAAGTGCCGCTATCAGGAATCTTACCGTGAAATGGGCCTGCCAGAAGAACTTTGCACCCTGCTCTCCTGTTCAAGAGACGAACCTTTTGCCAAAGGCTACAGCGAAAGCCTAAGCATGACCAGAGAAACTACACTGGCAGAAGGCGGAGACTGTTGCCCGTTTAAGTTTACCTGGAAATAGCTTCCATCAGCCCTTTGGGGACCAAAGAAACTTATAGCGAGCTTTACAGCCTCACTCGCTAATCAATGCAAAAACAATAACCGCAATATCTTCGAAAGATATTGCGGTTATTGTTTGAAAAACGGTTTCTTGCGCTACTTTCGAAGCATACTGAAAAATTTTGAATGGGATGGAGTCTGGGGAAGGAAAAATTATTGCAGACGTTTTTCCTTCCCCAGACTCCGAAGAGATTTTAATCTTTAGTAACCAAAACTATGCGAGGCTTACTGCCGTCCTGTGGGCCGAGTATGCCGTCCTGTTCCATCTGTTCAATGAAACGGGCAGCACGGTTGAACCCGATGCGGAAACGACGCTGCAGGAGGGAGATAGAAGCTTTTCCCTGCTCCAGAACAAATTGTACAGCCTCGTTATAGACAGGATCGTCAGATTCTCCGGGCATACTTCCGACTCCGGGACCGGATTGACCTGAATCTTTCCAGTCACTGAAATCAAGTTCAAAATCCTGAGGATATTTTTTCTTCCAGAAATCAACAACGCCCTTGATCTCGTCATCTTCAACCAGTGCTCCATGCAGCCTGCGAAGCTTTGAACCACTGGGCTTGAAGAGCATATCACCTCGACCGAGCAGCTTTTCCGCGCCGACCATATCCAGAATTGTGCGTGAATCATGTTTGGAAGTAACCTGAAAAGATATACGCGTAGGGAAGTTCGCTTTGATCAGACCGGTGACGACATCAACAGATGGACGCTGGGTTGCAAGAATAATATGTATCCCGGCAGCACGAGCCAACTGCGCCAGCCGCACAATGCTGATTTCAACATCCTTACCGGCTGTGAGCATCAGGTCGGCAAGCTCATCCACGATAATGACTAGGTATGGCATCGGTTCGAGATCTTCAAGTTCTTCGGGCAGATCATCACCGGATTTAGCCAGTTTTTCGTTGTAGCCGGCTATATTGCGAACTCCGAGGCGGGCCATGTTCTCATAGCGCTTATCCATTTCGAAAACAGCCCACTCAAGAGCGGACTTGGCAAGAGCCATATCAGTGACCACTGGATGCACAAGATGCGGCAGACTGGCGTAAACAGCCAGCTCAATACGTTTGGGGTCGATAAGAAGCAGTTTCAGTTCTTCCGGTCCGGCTTTGTAGAGCATGGACATAAGCAGGCCGTTCAGGCAGACACTCTTACCGGCCCCGGTAGCTCCAGCCACCAGCAGATGCGGCATTTTAGCAAGGTCTGCGGAAACAGGTACGCCCTGAATATCTTTACCAAGAGCCATGGTCAGTGCGGACTTGGAGTTGGTAAAGCAGCTGTGCTCAAAAATTTCACGCAGATAAACGGTCTGTCGAGTGTCATTGGGAATTTCGATACCAACGGAATCCTTACCCGGAATAGGAGCCTCGATACGCACAGCAGTAGCCTTGAGCGCAAGAGCAATATCATCGGTCAGGTTGGCTATTTTACTTACTTTTACACCCGGAGCAGGACGGAATTCAAACATGGTTACAACCGGACCGGGTGTAACTTTCTGGATTTCACCGTCAATGTTGAAATCCTTAAGACAGACCTTTAATGATTCAGTCTTTTCTTCGAGATCCTTAGGATCAAACTGGACACCGGCAACCTTTGGTTCTGCCAGAAAATCAAGGGCGGGAAAATCTGTACTGATATCAATCTTCTTCGCTTTAGGCTTTTTAGGCTTAGCCTTGGCGGTTTCCTTTTTAGAAGACTTATCACTAAAAGGCTTGAGTACAAGCAAGTCGCCCTCTTCCTCAACATCAACAGATTCGATTTCCTGTTCTTCCGCTATCGCTTCTTCAGCTTCGCGCCGGGCTTTCGCCTTTTTGCGCTCGGCACGTTTAATTTTCTGTTCCGCTTTCATGCGCTTGGCTTTACGTCCCACCCGCTCCTTGTTCTTGAGCCAGAAATCGATGAATATGGAACGCAGCCGTTTGCCGATGGAGGCCCAGCTTAGATTCAGGGTAAGCTGAATTCCGGCAAGACTCATGAACATCCAGAACAGAAAAGCGCCAACAGGCTTAAGGTATTTAAAAGACCATTTGGAAAGAAGCGCGCCTATGAAGCCTCCTTGATGGATGACCATAGACTTCTGAAATTGGATCAGCCATGGATGGGCGGACCATGCCAGCAGGCAGACGTAAAGGAGTATCAACCCGACCCAACGCCACCAAGGTTGCTTAAGTTCGGAAAGGAAGGAGGTAATACCCAGAAAAACAAAATAAAAAGGAATCAGCCATGACCCCAGACCAAGAAAATCCACCATAGCCCCTGCGGCGTATGACCCGGCAGGACCGATTAAATTTTTGACCTTCCAACTGCCGCTGACAGCCTGATTGAAGGTTGGGTCCCCCGGATGGTAGGAGTACATGCTGATAAAAAGAAATACGGCTAAAAAAATCCAGAACATGCCGAAAATCTCTTTTGCGAATTTTCCGCTGGGCAGTGGCGCATCCTCCGTTTGATGCCGGATCGGGGCTGATGAAACAATAAGTTTTCGGGGAGCACCGGGCCCCCCGAAAAAGTCAATATCAGACTATTTTTCGCGACCGAGGTATTCGCTGGAACGGGTATCAACCTTGATCTTGTCATCTTCATTAATGAACAGGGGAACGTTGATAACCAGTCCGGTTTCAAGAGTAGCAGGCTTGGTTGCGTTACTTACGCGGTCCCCCTGAATGCCGGGGTCGGTCTGGGCAACGGTAAGAATAACGGAAGCCGGAAGTTCAACACCGATAACCTCACCGTTGTAAAGCAGCGCTTTGTTGGTTTCACCTTCTTTAAGGAAACCGCCCGCAGTTGCGATAACATCAGCAGCAACATTCATCTGTTCATAGGATTCGAGATCCATGAGCACATACTCTTCACCGTCTTTGTACAGGAACTGCATTTCTTTGGTTGCCATGTCGGGCTTTTTCACTTTTTCACCGGAACGGAAAGTCTGGTCAGTAATACGGCCGGTGAACATGTTACGCAGTTTAGTACGGACAAATGCTCCGCCCTTACCGGGTTTAAAATGCTGAAATTCAACAATTTCAAAAGGTTTACCGTCAATCTCAATTTTAAGTCCGTTCCTGAAATCCTTAGTAGAAATCATATTTCCTCCGAATAAATATTATTTGCAGGGCCTTAAATGGCGCCTTGCGCGTTACCCCGCTGTCTGCATATTAATAAGGTGACAGCGCGCTGTTTTCAGCGGCCTAAATGTCAAATCTCGACATTAATCAGCTGCCACATGTGAAAACAATGCTTGAACGGCCAAGGCATAGCTCATTATTCCGAATCCGGCAATTACTCCAATGCACTGTTTTCCCATAAAACTTTTCTGGCGAACCGGATCTTCTGTTCTTGCCCAGATATTGCTGATGTGGACCTCCACGCAAGGAACTTCGATCCAGGCCAGACAGTCGGCAAGAGCAAGACTGGTGTGGGTATATGCTCCGGCATTAAAGGCAACCCCGTCAATACCGTCTTCACGGGCCTTCTCCAATCTGTCGATCAAAGCGCCTTCAGAGTTGGACTGAAAAAATTCCAGCTTGATTCCGTCCGCTTTATCTCCCATGAGAGTCTTAAGGTGATCAGGAATATCTTCTATTTTATCGGAACCATAGATTTCAGGCTGGCGTTTGCCAACGTATCCGAGATTGGGACCGTTAAGAATCAGGAAAGTTTTCATCAAATCCGCCTTTGTGTTCTGGTTAAGGTAAAATATTCTTGTAATGATCGTCCGGCTTGACTAACCTTAAGAAATAAGTGAACTAGCCGGGTTTAAACAACCACGAATAATCAAGGAAAATTCCTTATGGATAATACACTCACACTAATTAAAACAGTTTACGAGATCAATCAGCTTGAAGAACTGGCTGCTCCGCAGATTATTCTTGCCGGACGCTCAAATGTAGGCAAGTCATCATTGATCAATTGCCTCGCAAACAGAAAAAAACTGGCTAAAATCAGCTCCACACCGGGTAAAACACGCAGCCTCAACTATTACGAGGTAAGTCCGCACGGATATTTTATTGTAGATCTGCCCGGATACGGCTACGCACGCTGTTCAAAATCCGAACGGGCCAAATGGGCCGCGCTGATTGACAAATACATGCTTGACAATCCGCACATCACGGCGGCAGCGGTGCTGCTGGACAGTCGTCACAGTCCGCAAAAAAATGATCTGGACCTGATTTCCTACTTCAAACACTGTAACATCCCCGTTCTGCCGATCATGACCAAATCGGACAAAACCAAGCAGAAAGATCGCGCCAAGATCCAAAATCAATGGGAAGACATCCTCAAGGTCAAGCCGCTTTGCGTTTCCAGCAAAACAGGCATGAACCGCACCAGACTCTGGAATCTACTTGATATAACAGCCATGCCGGAACTGGCACAGGCTGAAGATAAATAAAAAAATCTCCGGCGTCTGTGGAAGGATAATCTCCTGCAAAGGTTTCCCCTTTCACAGACCCTATCCCCTTCAAAGCCTTCTGGCATGCTTCGCAAGAAGCGCGCTATGGCTGCCTTCGAATAAAAGACCGGCGAAAACGCACCAAATCATCTCTTCATCTTGGCAAAATATTTGCCGAAATGTTCAGGCACAAGCACCCATGCTATTCTACTGAGAGCAAGAGAGCTGACGATAATATTACCCAGCCATGCCGCTATAATAGGAGGTAAGGCACCGGAATCACCGGCGGAAGCACCAAGCATAAAGAGCGCATAATACGAGAAGACCAGAGCCAGCCCTAGCCCGATATTTATATAAACATTCTCGGTAACAGTAACCAGAGCCAATGAAACAAGAGCCATGGTCAAGAGAGAAAAGGCATAGGCCCATTTTGAATGCCATGCCGTAATAAGCCTATCTACGCTGGAGCCGGAAAGCTTCAACTGCTCAATGACCTGATCCAACTGCCAGAGCGGCAGCTGCGCCGGATCAATGTCCGGATCGACCACCTTGAAAACATCAAGATTAAGTTTGATGGGCATAGTAAAAATAGGATGCTCACGAGAAGCAAAATGGTCCGGGCTGAGCTCAACTGCATTCTCCAGCTTCCAGCCGTACTTGCTGCTGACTTCGGCACTGTCGGAGGTGATAACACGTTTGATTCCGCCGTTATCTTCGGCAAACTCGTACACGGTAATCCCCTTGGCCCGATTGCCGAAAGGCATTACCTCCTTGGCCTCTACCACAAACCGCCCTTCCTTGAGCCAGATGTTTTTAAGCACCCTTTTATCAAGCATGCTTTTTCGTACATCTTCTTTCCAAATACGATAAGCTTCCTGTTCTCCGTAAACACCGATAACCTGCGAAAAAAGCAATTGTCCAAAGGACCAGATCACGGCATAAATTACAAAAAATTTAAGAAACCACGCCAGTGAAAGTCCTCCCGTACGCAGGGCCAGAAGTTCCTTGCTACGGGCCATGACGCAAAGCTGCACAATCATGGAGATTAAAAAGACCGCAGGCAGAATCTGGGAGAAAATGAGCGGCATTTTTACCAGAAAATATTTGAGGATAGTCCCCATCCCCAGCCCGGCCTCGATGAAATCATCCAAACGGTCAAAGAGATCCGAAAGCAGATAAATTCCGGTCCCCACCCCAAGACATACACCCATGAGGAAAAGATTCTGCTTCAAAACATATGACGCCAGATATCCAGGAAGAAGTCTGCGGATCATGCTTCTTTCCTCCTGAATTTTTTCAGGAACGGAATCCTGAGGCTGAAAGAATGCTCCATAACCGCCATTTTAAGCAGAACAATTGAAATAACCGCAAAGGACACATTGGGCAGCCAAAGCCCGATAACCGGGGTCAGCACCCCGCTCTCCCCAAATGTAACCCCAAGGGAAAGCATTGTATAATAGACCAGAAAAAGCCCCATGGAGATAAGTAAGCCATACTGCTGCTTAAGCCCCCGAAAAATACAGGCAATGGGCATGGCGAACATCCCCAGAACCAGACAGGCTACAGGCAGGGCCAACCTTTTTTGAACCTCCACTTGAACTTTTTTCAGGAAACCAGGATCAATATCCTCAGCACGATCCCCGGCCCGGCTGATGCGGACCAGTTTTTCCCAAGACATTTCCTTGGGCCGCAATTCGTCCACATCATATCCTTTCAAAATATTGGCAAGAGGAATGCGTACGTCGTAATTTTTAAATTTAAGCACGCTGAGCTGGTCGCGCTCCTGCTGATAAATACGGCCGTTTTCCAGATGAATCAGTAAACGGCCCATCATCGGGTCGGTACGAATTTCACCCAAGGGAGCCACGATTGTGGCAGTCATGTCTTTACGGGTACTGTCACGTACAAATACAGAGCGCATAACCCCGTTATCATCATCAACATCCTCAGCATAAAAAACCAGTCCCGGAAAATTTTTATTAAATACCCCGGGCTGGATTGCCAGTTGACTCTGTGTGCGGGCAAAATCCATTAAGGCGCTGCGGAAATTTTCCGTACCCCATGAAAGTCCGTAAAGAGAAAAATAAAAATCCGCCCCAGTGCAAATCAGGCAAAAAATTATGGGCGCGGGCAACAGCCTGTAAAGACTCAACCCACCTGATTTAAGCGCTGTAATTTCATTGTCCGCATTCATCCTTAAAAATGTAAGGAAAATGGAAAGCATGGTTGCTATCGGAGTGAGTATAAGCAGAAAAAACGGACAGAGATACACAAACAGTTTGGCCATCTCCAATGCGCCGATACTCTGCCCCATGAACAGGTCGCGAAACTGGAGAAGTCTTCCGATTAGGATCAGGCCCATGAATCCTGAGAGACTCAAGGAAAATAATGATATGAGTTCTTTAAAAATATTGCGATGAAGAAGCTTCAATTTAGTTCCCGCAAAATATGCAGAGATAGAGTTTCAAACAAGTCATTCGGACTTTAAAAAAAGCCCGTGACGTAAATTATCGGGTGCAGATAGCTAGCAATCAGGTTCTTCGCCGTTGTTTTCAGCGTAAAAACGTTCCATGAATTCCATATCTTTAGGGGAAAGGTTAAAGCGCATGGCAGCTTCTTCAAGCAGGGATTTCAATGGCTTGCCAGTGTCAGCATGCTGTTCGGAAATCCATTTAATCGCTTTTCTGGTCAGTTCGCAGGGAGGCACGATAGTAGCCATATATTTTTATCCTCATTTAAAGTCGTAATTGATTAATATTTATCAGTACACGAGCTTGCCGCCCCTTGCAACTTTGTGCAGGCTGGCTTACCCAAAACAGGTAACTTGTAAACTAGGCCGGAAGTTCCGGCAATCATAAAGGAATACCTATGACATCACTATTTACCGCCGGCATACTCGGCATTGTTGAA encodes the following:
- a CDS encoding ABC transporter transmembrane domain-containing protein gives rise to the protein MPKGEKYSYLKNKHLIKRCLSYFGPYKFKVFVAFISMGVVAAATAATAYLIQPAMDDIFINKDRQALMVVPIAFVLVMLIKGVFRFLQSYLMNCVGLLVLQQLRNDLFSKIICLPMDFFEESQVGMLMSRILNDVIEIRASLPSFIMMIREACTIVCLIGLVFYRDAYLAVFAVLVLPLAIFPFFYFGRKLRKLGRKNQSKISDINALLQESFSGVKVIKAFANENRETEKFAQENSRLVRIAIKSVLNSELSSRIMEIVGALGIGLVLWYGGSQVIDGYSTPGTFFSFIAALVMLYEPIKKINSSNHTIQRALAGAERVFEILDSDNINVEQGGEIELEQGFKKLEIKDLTFSYSSSENPVLNNINLNVEAGQKVAIVGPSGSGKTTLVNLIPRFYDAAEGGIVLNGRPVHEYSLKSLRLNIGMVSQETFLFNASVRDNISYVSLESDSDNVEECARTAFAHEFIEKLPEGYDTMVGERGVRLSGGQKQRLTIARALFKNPPLLILDEATSALDTEAERIVQMALENLMKDRTSIVIAHRLSTVLSADVIVVMEKGKIVSKGTHKELLEKCPLYTKLYKMQFQDD
- the yedF gene encoding sulfurtransferase-like selenium metabolism protein YedF; protein product: MSVKIDCKGLPCPQPVLKCKNAIESENPAKIKIIVDNEAAKENVSRFMGTKGYEVSVKEKGDLFVVKGKKDVTSESPAECEVCNVMSDEELSNVGSKTLVFLNSEFLGSGDDELGAGLMFNFISTLPELGDSLWRIIMVNSAVKLATEGNKCLEKLQELEKSGVSLLVCGTCLDHFKLLDKKQVGETTNMLDVVTSLQLATKVIKA
- a CDS encoding pseudouridine synthase; protein product: MTEKQTIRLNKYIASAGLTSRRGADELVQKGKVKINGQLADSPGIQVDPENDQVEVNGKLVQHNQKSKDIYILLHKTIETVTTAKDPQGRKTVLDLLPPEIIKRRVFPVGRLDFYSEGMLLLTTDGELCNRMTHPKWHLPKIYHVTIRGKLSDKEMSVIKNGMFLEDKGELLAPVKIRIISEVGETTKYEMELHQGINRQIRRMFDEFGKTILRLKRVRQGRIELGNLKPGKWRELSDKELTLLKNDLKMK
- the lolA gene encoding outer membrane lipoprotein chaperone LolA, giving the protein MQFRILILVISVLLSFSSIAGADELTSEIQKTYDSIKTFSADFTQTLTNAASKEQDIRSGKIVFKQPSLLRWESVKPEPELLIVGESVVWDYFPEDELALKYRTQQLFNSKTMIKFISGQAKLEEDFVVENQGDDNGLIKLKLLPLEPETGMVLAFAWIDPSKKMMSKVLVVDFYGNGNEVSMSNIEIDPDVDAAAFEFTPPEGVNVEDNTKAN
- a CDS encoding L-2-amino-thiazoline-4-carboxylic acid hydrolase produces the protein MKVQPVSQISRRLIEAELYGELYETISKKIGKEQALQLITENLQNSARKAGQSFAASVATPNLEHFATAVEVWKKGDAIEISNISLNDNELTIKVTKCRYQESYREMGLPEELCTLLSCSRDEPFAKGYSESLSMTRETTLAEGGDCCPFKFTWK
- a CDS encoding DNA translocase FtsK 4TM domain-containing protein, translated to MFWIFLAVFLFISMYSYHPGDPTFNQAVSGSWKVKNLIGPAGSYAAGAMVDFLGLGSWLIPFYFVFLGITSFLSELKQPWWRWVGLILLYVCLLAWSAHPWLIQFQKSMVIHQGGFIGALLSKWSFKYLKPVGAFLFWMFMSLAGIQLTLNLSWASIGKRLRSIFIDFWLKNKERVGRKAKRMKAEQKIKRAERKKAKARREAEEAIAEEQEIESVDVEEEGDLLVLKPFSDKSSKKETAKAKPKKPKAKKIDISTDFPALDFLAEPKVAGVQFDPKDLEEKTESLKVCLKDFNIDGEIQKVTPGPVVTMFEFRPAPGVKVSKIANLTDDIALALKATAVRIEAPIPGKDSVGIEIPNDTRQTVYLREIFEHSCFTNSKSALTMALGKDIQGVPVSADLAKMPHLLVAGATGAGKSVCLNGLLMSMLYKAGPEELKLLLIDPKRIELAVYASLPHLVHPVVTDMALAKSALEWAVFEMDKRYENMARLGVRNIAGYNEKLAKSGDDLPEELEDLEPMPYLVIIVDELADLMLTAGKDVEISIVRLAQLARAAGIHIILATQRPSVDVVTGLIKANFPTRISFQVTSKHDSRTILDMVGAEKLLGRGDMLFKPSGSKLRRLHGALVEDDEIKGVVDFWKKKYPQDFELDFSDWKDSGQSGPGVGSMPGESDDPVYNEAVQFVLEQGKASISLLQRRFRIGFNRAARFIEQMEQDGILGPQDGSKPRIVLVTKD
- the efp gene encoding elongation factor P — its product is MISTKDFRNGLKIEIDGKPFEIVEFQHFKPGKGGAFVRTKLRNMFTGRITDQTFRSGEKVKKPDMATKEMQFLYKDGEEYVLMDLESYEQMNVAADVIATAGGFLKEGETNKALLYNGEVIGVELPASVILTVAQTDPGIQGDRVSNATKPATLETGLVINVPLFINEDDKIKVDTRSSEYLGREK
- a CDS encoding type II 3-dehydroquinate dehydratase, producing the protein MKTFLILNGPNLGYVGKRQPEIYGSDKIEDIPDHLKTLMGDKADGIKLEFFQSNSEGALIDRLEKAREDGIDGVAFNAGAYTHTSLALADCLAWIEVPCVEVHISNIWARTEDPVRQKSFMGKQCIGVIAGFGIMSYALAVQALFSHVAAD
- the yihA gene encoding ribosome biogenesis GTP-binding protein YihA/YsxC gives rise to the protein MDNTLTLIKTVYEINQLEELAAPQIILAGRSNVGKSSLINCLANRKKLAKISSTPGKTRSLNYYEVSPHGYFIVDLPGYGYARCSKSERAKWAALIDKYMLDNPHITAAAVLLDSRHSPQKNDLDLISYFKHCNIPVLPIMTKSDKTKQKDRAKIQNQWEDILKVKPLCVSSKTGMNRTRLWNLLDITAMPELAQAEDK